One window of the Bacteroidota bacterium genome contains the following:
- a CDS encoding glycosyltransferase family 2 protein has product MVKLSVVIITLNEEENIERCLLSVREIADEIVVVDSYSFDKTREICEAFPVRFIQHKFQGYVEQKRWATEQSVFPYVLSIDADEAISEQLKQSILYIKNNWKSDGYYFSRFTKYCGRWLNYGSFNPDFKLRLFDKRKGQWAGLNPHDRFELQHGASKIKLKGKLLHYSFDKISEHVEQINSFSTIQANSYYAIGRKASIFTIIFHSSWRFFQDYILRLGFLDGFQGLTICINCACCTFLKYVKLRQIIRRGKVNSNYWA; this is encoded by the coding sequence ATGGTTAAATTATCTGTGGTAATTATTACCCTGAACGAAGAGGAGAACATAGAAAGGTGCCTGCTGTCAGTTCGTGAAATTGCAGATGAGATTGTTGTGGTTGATTCTTACTCATTCGACAAAACCAGGGAAATTTGTGAAGCATTTCCTGTCCGTTTTATCCAGCATAAATTTCAGGGATATGTAGAACAGAAACGTTGGGCAACTGAGCAATCGGTTTTTCCTTATGTTTTGTCAATTGATGCGGATGAGGCCATCTCAGAGCAACTAAAGCAAAGCATCCTGTATATTAAGAACAACTGGAAGTCGGACGGATATTATTTTAGCCGTTTTACCAAGTATTGTGGCCGATGGCTTAATTATGGCAGCTTCAATCCGGATTTCAAGTTAAGGCTGTTCGATAAGCGCAAGGGCCAGTGGGCAGGATTAAATCCTCATGACAGGTTTGAACTTCAGCATGGAGCATCTAAAATCAAGCTGAAAGGAAAATTATTGCACTATTCTTTTGACAAAATATCTGAGCATGTTGAACAGATCAATTCTTTTTCAACCATTCAGGCAAACAGTTATTATGCGATAGGCAGGAAAGCAAGTATTTTTACCATTATCTTTCACTCATCCTGGAGATTTTTTCAGGATTATATCCTGAGGCTGGGCTTTTTGGATGGATTTCAGGGCCTTACGATCTGCATTAATTGTGCCTGTTGTACTTTTTTAAAGTATGTAAAACTTAGGCAAATAATACGAAGGGGGAAAGTGAATAGTAATTATTGGGCTTAA
- a CDS encoding glycosyltransferase family 2 protein, protein MTSISVIIITYNEEQNLERCLRSVQGIADEIVVVDSFSTDQTEAICRKYAVRFIQHAFGGYVEQKNWAMGQATCPYILSLDADEALSDELKNSILKVKENWTSDGYIFSRMTNYCGKWIRHGSWYPDYKLRLWDKRKGQWAGVKIHEKVELLAPFSTEVLKGDLLHYSYYSVSQHIAQANKFTDITAFEAFQKKKKASVLKILINPCWKFIRDYIVKMGFLDGYYGFVVCYISAFATYLKYAKLRQLYEKQRSA, encoded by the coding sequence ATGACTTCAATTTCCGTAATCATTATTACTTACAACGAGGAACAAAACCTCGAGCGTTGCCTGAGGTCAGTGCAAGGCATTGCCGACGAGATAGTTGTGGTTGATTCTTTTTCTACAGATCAGACGGAAGCAATCTGCAGGAAATATGCAGTACGTTTTATTCAGCATGCCTTTGGCGGTTATGTTGAGCAAAAGAACTGGGCCATGGGGCAGGCAACCTGTCCGTATATACTTTCGCTTGATGCCGATGAGGCACTTTCTGATGAATTAAAGAATTCTATTCTCAAAGTGAAAGAAAATTGGACCAGTGATGGGTACATTTTTAGCCGGATGACCAACTATTGCGGGAAATGGATCCGGCATGGCAGCTGGTATCCCGATTATAAACTAAGACTTTGGGATAAAAGAAAAGGGCAATGGGCAGGAGTGAAAATTCACGAGAAAGTTGAACTGCTGGCTCCTTTTTCTACAGAGGTATTAAAGGGGGATTTACTGCACTATTCCTATTATTCCGTTAGCCAGCATATTGCCCAGGCAAATAAGTTTACCGATATTACAGCATTTGAGGCTTTTCAGAAAAAGAAGAAGGCCTCTGTATTGAAAATTTTAATTAATCCCTGCTGGAAGTTTATCCGGGATTATATCGTCAAAATGGGTTTTTTAGACGGCTATTATGGATTTGTGGTTTGTTATATTTCGGCCTTTGCCACTTATTTAAAATATGCCAAACTAAGACAATTATATGAGAAACAGAGATCTGCATAG
- a CDS encoding glycosyltransferase family 9 protein → MRNRDLHRNTTFIISRTDNIGDVILTLPMAGILKKYYPDCRIVFLGKTYTKPIVETSEFIDSFLDWDQLKSMEYARQVETFKKLKADVIVHVFPRKEIAKLACDARIPLRIGTSHRPYNWFFCNENVHFSRKKSDLHEAQLNTILLRQLIPETPVPLSEIPAYFGTTKIKPLNSELSDLLSPSLTNVILHPKTNKSAREWGLDNFAKLIKLLSAEKFRIFITGTQAEGAQMHEFLVANRERVVDLTGQLSLSELISFISEADVLVAASTGPLHIAAALGKCAVGLYAPMHPIDPQRWAPLGQHASYLVLAKKCNDCRKTMDCKCIRSIRPEDVVKRLLNKGNLC, encoded by the coding sequence ATGAGAAACAGAGATCTGCATAGAAATACTACCTTTATAATCAGCCGCACCGACAATATCGGAGATGTTATTCTTACCCTGCCAATGGCAGGTATTTTGAAAAAATATTATCCGGATTGCAGGATTGTTTTTCTGGGTAAGACATATACCAAACCAATTGTAGAAACTTCAGAATTTATAGATAGTTTTCTGGACTGGGACCAACTTAAAAGCATGGAATATGCCAGACAGGTAGAAACATTCAAGAAATTAAAGGCAGATGTAATTGTCCACGTTTTTCCAAGAAAGGAAATTGCGAAATTGGCCTGCGATGCACGCATCCCTTTGCGGATTGGTACCAGTCACCGTCCTTATAACTGGTTCTTCTGCAATGAAAATGTACATTTTTCGCGCAAAAAATCGGATCTGCATGAAGCACAGTTAAATACAATTTTACTCAGGCAACTGATCCCCGAAACTCCGGTTCCTTTATCTGAAATCCCTGCTTATTTCGGGACAACAAAAATAAAGCCTTTGAACAGTGAGCTTTCGGATTTATTATCCCCTTCTTTGACCAATGTTATTCTTCATCCTAAAACGAATAAAAGTGCCAGGGAATGGGGATTGGATAATTTCGCGAAATTGATAAAATTATTGTCTGCTGAAAAATTCAGGATATTCATTACCGGCACGCAGGCTGAGGGTGCGCAGATGCATGAATTCCTGGTTGCCAACCGGGAACGGGTGGTTGATTTGACCGGTCAATTGAGCCTGTCAGAATTGATTAGTTTCATCTCAGAAGCTGATGTCCTGGTAGCGGCAAGCACCGGGCCTTTGCATATTGCAGCTGCTTTGGGTAAATGTGCCGTAGGCCTGTATGCCCCCATGCATCCGATTGATCCTCAAAGGTGGGCTCCCCTTGGCCAACACGCTTCTTATCTGGTACTGGCCAAAAAGTGCAATGATTGCCGCAAGACGATGGATTGTAAGTGTATTCGCAGCATCCGTCCTGAAGATGTCGTTAAACGGCTTCTAAATAAAGGAAATCTGTGTTAA